From one Candidatus Aminicenantes bacterium genomic stretch:
- the alaS gene encoding alanine--tRNA ligase, producing the protein MNHLEIRERFLAFFEGHGHRRVLSAPLVPARDRTLLFTNAGMNQFKGVFLQQETREYNRAASIQKCMRVSGKHNDFDEVGRTAFHHTFFEMLGNFSFGNYFKEAAIEYAWTLLTRNYGFSPEQLWVSVFREDDEAFRIWRERIGVPEARIARMDEADNFWQMGDTGPCGPCSEIHFDRGEHFGKADFVANPSRFVEIWNLVFMQFIRDESGVLTPLPAPSIDTGMGLERLAALLQKVSGNYATDLFLPIINTAAELTGTDTAKAESEVPLNVVADHIRALTFLIADGVLPSNDGRGYVLRRILRRAARHGRALGQEAPFLHRLCHTVVEIMAPCYPELEFSADFISRVILNEEERFAHTLARGLRRFDELLDRARESSRPIIPGNELFTLSDTYGFPLDFAADLAREKNVEIDHEGFQAALNQQREQSRTRRRDSVSAPVLEGAGTWTTRFTGYKVIEDAATVIAVLVDGKPVKSVESGDSEKEVILIFDRTPFYAESGGQVGDRGKGHTDSAFFQVTDTRKSESGAFLHYIRLRRGRIASKDRARLEIDATHRRDTAVHHTATHLLHSALREVLGLHVKQSGSYVGPDKLRFDFTHFQALTDKEIQSVENLVNEKVRRNVLINATTEEYDVAVSRGAIAFFEEKYSDIVRVIQMDDFSTELCGGTHLDATGEIGVFKILSESSISAGIRRIEALGGAPAFAHIQQRLHCLHTLQQHFSQPAETLPQYLVQLEQNTRELERRLEALQRRQRQPDLKTVMDRAEPIGETAAVVEFFGDLDRKQLSTLADELKKQLKGLAVLFANTNGKSAITVSVADELASTFNASQLVKQIAELVEGSGGGRPDFAQAGGRLITDFSLLRSRVIEILRSRLP; encoded by the coding sequence ATGAACCACCTAGAGATCCGTGAACGGTTCCTGGCTTTCTTTGAAGGCCACGGACACCGCCGCGTGTTATCCGCCCCGCTGGTGCCGGCTCGCGATCGCACGCTGTTGTTTACCAACGCCGGCATGAATCAGTTCAAAGGCGTGTTCCTGCAGCAGGAAACACGGGAATACAACCGGGCCGCCAGCATTCAAAAGTGCATGCGGGTATCGGGAAAACACAACGATTTCGACGAGGTCGGCCGCACCGCATTTCACCATACCTTTTTTGAGATGCTGGGAAACTTCTCTTTCGGAAATTACTTTAAGGAAGCCGCCATTGAATATGCCTGGACCCTGCTGACCCGGAATTATGGGTTCTCACCGGAGCAGTTGTGGGTTTCCGTTTTCCGGGAAGATGACGAGGCTTTCCGCATCTGGCGGGAACGGATCGGAGTACCGGAAGCCCGCATCGCGCGCATGGACGAGGCAGACAATTTCTGGCAAATGGGAGACACCGGCCCCTGCGGACCCTGTTCCGAAATCCATTTCGACCGCGGTGAGCATTTCGGAAAAGCCGATTTCGTGGCCAACCCTTCGCGTTTCGTTGAAATCTGGAACCTGGTGTTCATGCAGTTCATCCGCGATGAATCGGGAGTTTTAACCCCGCTGCCCGCGCCTTCGATCGATACGGGCATGGGATTGGAACGCCTGGCCGCGTTGCTGCAGAAAGTTTCGGGCAACTACGCCACCGATCTGTTTCTCCCCATTATCAACACTGCGGCTGAACTCACCGGCACGGATACCGCCAAAGCGGAATCAGAGGTTCCCCTGAACGTGGTGGCCGATCATATCCGTGCTTTGACTTTTCTCATTGCCGACGGTGTGTTGCCCTCCAATGACGGCCGCGGATACGTTCTGCGCCGCATTCTGAGGCGGGCCGCCAGACATGGCCGCGCCCTCGGACAAGAGGCGCCGTTCCTCCACCGCCTCTGCCACACGGTGGTCGAAATCATGGCGCCTTGTTATCCTGAACTCGAATTTTCCGCTGATTTTATCTCGCGGGTGATCCTGAATGAAGAAGAACGTTTCGCGCACACGCTGGCCCGGGGATTGAGACGTTTCGACGAACTCCTGGACCGGGCCCGCGAATCCAGCCGCCCCATCATTCCCGGAAACGAATTGTTCACGTTATCCGATACCTATGGCTTTCCCCTGGATTTCGCTGCTGACCTGGCGCGGGAAAAAAACGTAGAGATCGACCATGAAGGCTTTCAGGCGGCTTTGAACCAGCAACGGGAACAATCGAGGACACGCCGGCGTGATTCCGTTTCCGCGCCCGTTCTGGAAGGTGCCGGCACATGGACCACTCGTTTTACGGGATACAAGGTTATCGAAGATGCGGCAACGGTCATTGCCGTATTGGTGGATGGAAAACCAGTCAAGTCCGTGGAAAGTGGAGACAGTGAAAAAGAGGTGATCCTCATTTTTGACCGCACGCCTTTTTACGCGGAATCCGGGGGACAGGTGGGCGACCGGGGCAAAGGACACACGGACAGCGCTTTTTTCCAGGTAACGGACACGCGCAAGAGCGAAAGCGGGGCTTTTTTGCATTACATCCGCCTGCGCCGTGGTCGCATTGCCTCGAAAGACCGGGCCAGGTTGGAAATCGACGCAACGCACCGCCGCGATACGGCGGTCCATCATACGGCTACGCACCTGTTGCACTCCGCACTGCGGGAAGTGCTGGGACTGCATGTCAAGCAATCCGGCTCGTACGTGGGTCCGGACAAGCTGCGCTTTGATTTCACCCATTTTCAAGCCTTGACGGACAAGGAAATCCAGTCCGTAGAGAACCTGGTAAATGAGAAGGTCCGCCGCAATGTCTTGATCAACGCCACCACGGAGGAATACGATGTGGCGGTTTCCCGGGGCGCCATTGCGTTTTTTGAAGAAAAATATTCCGACATCGTGCGCGTCATCCAGATGGATGACTTTTCCACCGAACTGTGCGGCGGCACTCACCTGGATGCCACCGGTGAAATCGGTGTGTTCAAGATCCTTTCCGAATCCTCAATTTCCGCGGGAATCCGGCGCATCGAGGCCCTGGGCGGCGCCCCCGCATTCGCCCATATTCAGCAGCGCTTGCATTGTTTGCACACGTTGCAGCAACATTTCAGTCAACCCGCGGAGACACTCCCCCAATACCTGGTTCAACTGGAACAAAATACCCGGGAGTTGGAGCGGCGCCTGGAGGCTCTGCAACGGCGGCAAAGACAACCGGATTTGAAAACAGTCATGGACAGAGCCGAGCCCATCGGTGAAACCGCGGCTGTGGTGGAGTTTTTCGGCGATCTGGATCGCAAGCAACTCAGTACATTGGCGGACGAATTAAAAAAGCAACTCAAGGGATTGGCCGTGCTGTTCGCCAACACCAACGGCAAATCCGCCATCACGGTTTCAGTGGCCGACGAATTGGCTTCAACCTTTAATGCTTCGCAACTGGTCAAACAGATCGCGGAACTGGTGGAAGGCAGCGGCGGCGGGCGGCCCGATTTCGCCCAGGCCGGCGGGCGGTTGATCACCGATTTTTCTCTCTTGCGTTCACGTGTGATAGAGATTCTCAGGAGCCGGCTGCCATGA
- a CDS encoding type IV pilus twitching motility protein PilT: protein MNIDDLLKIAVERNASDLHLKVGNHPVLRIDGTLHPLVELKRLMQEDTITMAFSIMGTRQKEQFKQDHEIDMSYSVPGLGRFRCNVFQQRGAIGIVMRIIPTLIKSIHDLNLPLVLERIADERRGMILVTGTTGSGKSTSLAAMIDHVNTHRIEHIMTIEDPIEYLHRDKKCIINQREVNSDTHSFARALRSSLREDPDVILVGEMRDLETIETALLAAETGHMVLSTLHTLDAPETINRIISMFPPHQQKQIRIQLAAVLKAIISMRLIPRSNRKGRVPAVEIMITTPFIQDCIVNPEKTKFIREAIAQGVSQYGMQTFDQSLYFLYERGLISYEDALKWASNVDEFKLKKIGVQSTKDMATEEMEKRISDIADTGDENAESDGPRDHNLLNIDDI from the coding sequence ATGAACATAGATGATCTACTGAAAATTGCGGTAGAGCGTAACGCGTCCGATCTCCACCTGAAAGTCGGTAACCATCCCGTTCTCAGAATCGACGGCACCCTCCATCCACTGGTGGAGCTCAAACGGCTCATGCAGGAAGACACCATCACCATGGCTTTTTCGATCATGGGAACCCGTCAGAAAGAACAATTCAAACAGGATCACGAAATCGACATGTCTTACAGCGTTCCCGGATTGGGAAGGTTCCGTTGCAATGTGTTTCAACAACGCGGCGCAATCGGTATTGTCATGCGCATCATTCCGACCCTGATCAAGTCCATTCATGATCTGAACCTGCCGCTGGTATTGGAACGAATCGCGGACGAGCGCCGGGGAATGATCCTGGTCACCGGTACAACCGGAAGCGGCAAATCCACCTCTCTGGCCGCCATGATAGACCACGTCAACACCCATCGCATTGAACACATCATGACCATCGAAGACCCCATAGAATATCTCCACCGCGACAAAAAATGCATTATCAACCAGCGCGAGGTCAACTCCGACACCCACTCGTTCGCCCGCGCCTTGCGCAGTTCTTTGCGTGAAGATCCGGATGTCATCCTGGTTGGAGAAATGCGCGACCTGGAGACAATTGAAACCGCCCTGCTGGCCGCCGAAACCGGCCACATGGTGCTGTCCACGCTTCACACCCTGGACGCCCCCGAAACCATTAACCGCATCATTTCCATGTTCCCCCCCCACCAGCAGAAACAGATCCGCATCCAACTGGCAGCCGTGCTCAAGGCCATCATCTCGATGCGACTGATCCCTCGTTCCAATCGCAAGGGACGGGTGCCGGCGGTAGAGATCATGATCACCACCCCGTTTATCCAGGACTGCATCGTGAATCCTGAAAAAACCAAGTTCATACGCGAGGCCATTGCCCAGGGTGTTTCCCAGTATGGCATGCAGACATTTGACCAATCTCTTTATTTTCTGTACGAACGCGGGTTGATCAGCTATGAGGACGCCTTGAAGTGGGCCTCCAACGTAGACGAGTTCAAACTCAAAAAGATCGGGGTTCAGAGCACCAAGGACATGGCCACCGAAGAGATGGAAAAGCGCATATCCGATATCGCCGACACTGGAGACGAAAACGCTGAGTCAGACGGGCCCCGGGATCACAACCTGCTCAACATCGATGACATATGA
- a CDS encoding lytic transglycosylase domain-containing protein: protein MKFMGVLLLLLPLTAHTQDEVKIQRKPRGQIEIRNALRRPARSVSVQNRGISIPSASRELSLKIRELATRHSMEESLVYAVARAESALNPYAVSPKGAVGIMQLMPDTAKLYGVKNRFNINENLEAGIRHLKYLNDRFNGDLALILAAYNAGEEAVRKYNGIPPFKETQQYVRRVMRLMGRTFTGGANVPSPLYKVITSQGRILITNTPPPRNVGKVERLK, encoded by the coding sequence ATGAAATTCATGGGGGTATTGCTCCTGCTGTTGCCTTTGACCGCGCATACCCAGGATGAAGTGAAAATTCAACGCAAGCCGCGGGGACAAATCGAGATTCGCAACGCATTGCGCAGGCCGGCCCGATCCGTATCCGTTCAGAACCGTGGTATTTCCATCCCCTCAGCCAGCCGGGAATTGTCCCTCAAGATCCGCGAGTTGGCAACCCGGCACAGCATGGAAGAATCCCTTGTTTACGCTGTGGCGCGGGCTGAAAGCGCGCTCAATCCCTACGCGGTTTCGCCCAAGGGAGCTGTCGGCATCATGCAGCTCATGCCGGATACAGCCAAACTGTATGGCGTCAAAAATCGTTTCAATATCAATGAAAACCTGGAAGCCGGCATCCGTCACTTGAAGTACTTGAATGATCGTTTCAACGGTGACCTGGCCCTGATTCTGGCCGCCTACAACGCCGGCGAAGAAGCGGTTCGCAAATACAACGGCATCCCCCCATTCAAGGAAACCCAGCAGTACGTGCGCCGGGTAATGCGCCTCATGGGCCGCACTTTCACCGGGGGTGCAAATGTACCTTCTCCCCTGTACAAGGTGATCACATCTCAGGGAAGAATCCTGATTACGAATACGCCCCCGCCCCGGAACGTGGGCAAAGTGGAGAGATTGAAGTGA
- a CDS encoding diacylglycerol kinase family lipid kinase, with amino-acid sequence MTETCRVHLVVNPFSARGRTAERWKTIREAVRQYYREFKYVFTERPLQATEIVRELLRDGFDLIIGVGGDGTLNEIANGFFAENQHCAINGDASLGMIPSGTGSDFIRGLKIPRDLRASLQRIKTALPRRIDAGRIEYLGADAPAPRYFVNVADFGIGAEVVRRLTNVPVRKPGRWTYYSGLLSTIRNYSSPCIRIETDEGVRLEGRFLIGAVANGSVFGGGMIIAPDARADDGCFDLVLVDDMKPLAIIRRSLSLYTGTIQKRPEVRVLRARSIEVHTNNETVGLEFDGEPGGTLPARFECLPACLNIRL; translated from the coding sequence ATGACTGAAACCTGCCGTGTCCACCTGGTGGTCAACCCCTTTTCCGCCCGGGGCCGAACCGCTGAGCGTTGGAAAACCATCCGTGAAGCGGTGCGGCAATACTATCGTGAATTCAAATACGTCTTTACCGAGCGCCCCCTTCAAGCCACCGAAATCGTGCGCGAATTGCTGCGTGACGGATTTGATCTCATTATCGGCGTCGGCGGAGACGGCACGCTCAACGAAATCGCGAATGGATTTTTTGCGGAAAACCAACACTGCGCCATCAACGGAGACGCCTCCCTGGGCATGATTCCTTCCGGAACCGGATCCGACTTTATCCGCGGCCTGAAAATTCCCCGTGACCTGAGGGCTTCACTGCAGCGCATTAAAACGGCTCTGCCCAGGCGCATCGATGCCGGACGAATCGAATACCTGGGAGCGGATGCGCCCGCGCCGCGGTATTTTGTCAACGTCGCCGACTTCGGAATCGGCGCGGAAGTGGTCCGGCGCTTGACAAACGTCCCGGTTCGCAAACCGGGCCGATGGACGTATTACTCCGGCCTGTTGTCCACGATCCGCAACTATTCCAGCCCTTGTATCCGCATCGAGACAGACGAGGGAGTCCGCTTGGAAGGGCGTTTCCTGATCGGTGCCGTGGCCAACGGCAGTGTTTTCGGCGGCGGCATGATTATTGCGCCGGACGCGCGGGCGGATGACGGTTGTTTCGATCTCGTGCTGGTAGACGACATGAAGCCCCTGGCCATTATCCGTCGTTCACTCAGTTTATATACCGGAACCATTCAAAAACGTCCCGAAGTTCGCGTTTTAAGAGCGAGATCCATTGAAGTGCACACAAACAATGAAACCGTGGGCCTTGAATTCGACGGTGAACCCGGCGGAACCTTGCCGGCACGGTTCGAATGCCTTCCCGCATGTTTAAACATCCGACTGTAA
- a CDS encoding MBL fold metallo-hydrolase, producing the protein MKIDFYSHGACREVTGSKHFLDVDGHTLQIDSGMFQGRRRESYEKNRDLPFNPADVDAIILTHGHFDHSGALPIMVKKGFDGPVFATSATRDITNIILFDSAYIQQKDHEYLAEKARKYPERNLIAYEPLYDSQDAVNAMQHFAGHGYHRTFGAIPGVKANFYDAGHILGAATVHLEIDNGMCIGFSGDLGRPNLPIIRDPEILPPMDYLVLEGTYGNRLHESIGMARESLEKVIRRATERRGKVIIPAFTIERTQELIYFIHQLTRERRIHALPIFIDSPMAVNATSIFKIHPECFDRETVDYFLSKNIDPFGFETIRYVTSVRESREINDLEGPAVIISASGMAENGRILHHLKNHIGKPRNIVAIVGFMAENTLGRKLVERHPSVKIFGKDYPVKAEVVTLNAFSAHADYKEMQEWLGKHDLDRLKKIFLVHGEADSLTSLRQKLLNQGIPDVEIVQSGVHYPLPAALP; encoded by the coding sequence ATGAAAATCGACTTTTACTCCCACGGAGCCTGCCGGGAGGTTACCGGTTCAAAGCATTTCCTGGACGTAGACGGCCACACATTGCAGATCGATTCGGGCATGTTTCAAGGGCGCCGGCGGGAATCCTATGAAAAGAACCGTGACCTGCCGTTCAACCCGGCCGATGTGGACGCGATCATTCTGACCCACGGCCATTTCGACCATTCAGGCGCCTTGCCCATCATGGTGAAGAAAGGATTCGACGGCCCGGTATTCGCCACATCCGCCACACGCGACATCACCAACATCATCCTTTTCGATAGCGCATACATCCAGCAAAAAGATCATGAATACCTGGCGGAAAAGGCCCGCAAGTACCCGGAGCGCAACCTCATCGCCTACGAACCGCTTTACGACAGCCAGGATGCCGTAAACGCCATGCAGCATTTCGCCGGGCACGGCTACCATAGAACCTTTGGCGCGATCCCTGGAGTAAAGGCCAACTTTTACGACGCCGGCCATATTCTGGGCGCCGCCACCGTCCACCTCGAGATCGATAACGGCATGTGTATCGGATTTTCCGGCGACCTCGGCCGTCCCAATCTACCCATTATCCGCGACCCCGAAATCTTGCCGCCAATGGACTACCTGGTCCTGGAAGGCACCTATGGAAACCGTTTGCACGAATCGATCGGCATGGCCCGGGAATCACTGGAAAAGGTGATCCGGCGCGCCACAGAGCGCCGTGGGAAAGTCATTATCCCCGCCTTTACCATTGAACGCACCCAGGAACTCATTTACTTTATTCACCAATTGACCCGCGAACGCCGCATCCATGCCCTTCCCATTTTCATCGACTCCCCCATGGCCGTAAACGCCACCTCGATATTTAAAATCCACCCGGAATGTTTTGACCGTGAAACCGTGGATTACTTTTTGTCCAAAAACATCGATCCTTTCGGGTTTGAAACCATCCGCTACGTGACATCCGTGCGCGAATCGCGTGAAATCAACGACCTGGAGGGGCCGGCTGTCATCATTTCCGCCAGCGGCATGGCTGAAAACGGCCGCATCCTTCACCATTTGAAAAACCACATCGGCAAACCCCGCAACATCGTGGCGATTGTGGGCTTCATGGCGGAAAACACCCTGGGTCGGAAACTGGTGGAACGACATCCCTCAGTTAAAATATTCGGCAAAGATTACCCCGTCAAAGCGGAAGTCGTGACGCTGAATGCTTTTTCCGCCCATGCAGACTACAAGGAGATGCAGGAATGGCTGGGCAAACACGACCTGGACCGCTTGAAAAAGATCTTCCTGGTTCATGGAGAAGCCGATTCGCTCACCAGCCTCAGGCAGAAACTCCTGAATCAGGGCATTCCGGATGTGGAGATCGTGCAGTCGGGGGTTCACTACCCCCTGCCGGCAGCGTTGCCCTGA